From Flavobacterium sp. 102, a single genomic window includes:
- a CDS encoding ComF family protein translates to MLNHLLNLFFPKSCAGCHSFLLHDELVICTQCRHEIPLTNHHKIQENEVFQKFYGRIPLEFGAALFYFHKKGIVQEMMHQLKYKGNQEIGQIVGDWYAAELKDLEAITTIDYIIPVPLHKRRLRERGYNQVAKFGQALAQNLAIPYEETILQRRLYTKTQTKKSLLGRADISKTIFDVTFSESHHGKHFLLIDDVITTGSTLEACSRELLKIPDAKISIVCMAMSHS, encoded by the coding sequence ATGTTGAATCACCTGCTGAATTTATTTTTTCCAAAGTCGTGTGCCGGTTGTCATTCCTTTTTATTGCATGACGAATTGGTGATTTGTACGCAATGTCGGCACGAAATTCCGCTGACCAATCACCACAAGATTCAAGAAAATGAAGTGTTCCAAAAATTCTATGGCAGAATTCCGTTAGAGTTTGGCGCTGCCTTATTTTATTTCCACAAAAAAGGGATTGTTCAGGAAATGATGCACCAATTGAAATACAAAGGAAATCAGGAAATTGGCCAAATTGTAGGCGATTGGTATGCGGCAGAATTAAAAGATTTGGAAGCCATTACAACCATCGATTACATCATTCCGGTTCCGTTGCACAAACGTAGACTTCGTGAACGCGGGTACAATCAGGTCGCGAAATTTGGACAAGCTTTGGCACAAAACTTAGCCATTCCTTATGAAGAAACCATTTTGCAACGAAGATTATACACCAAAACCCAAACCAAAAAATCACTTTTAGGTAGGGCTGACATTAGTAAGACTATTTTTGACGTAACTTTTTCAGAAAGTCATCATGGAAAACATTTTTTGCTGATTGATGATGTAATTACAACCGGTTCAACACTAGAGGCTTGTAGTCGTGAACTGCTCAAAATTCCGGATGCGAAAATCAGTATTGTTTGCATGGCGATGTCACACAGTTAA